From Pseudomonadota bacterium, the proteins below share one genomic window:
- a CDS encoding glycosyltransferase family 4 protein: MKLLTISTLYPNNEQPSHGVFVENRLRHMLTSGEVEARVVAPVPWFPSTHPRFGTYAAHARVMAAETRHGVRITHPRYALLPKVGMHSAPLFMYWSLAKHVRKLMREGLEFDLIDGHYFYPDGVAIAMLARALGKPFVVTARGTDISLIPRYTLPRRMIRWTANSASACITVCQALNDSLVELGVSADHVHTLRNGVDLSQFQPVDDRDGARQELGVAGKVLLTVGHLIERKGNHLVLEAMPELPDMTLLLAGDGPERSRLEAQARALGVADRTQFLGRVAHDELRRLYAAADALILASSREGWANVLLEAMACGTPVAATSIWGTPEVVAEAAAGRLIPERSGDSIAQTVRELLADPPERAQTRAYAERFSWDDTTAGQLDLFRAILAGERTART; the protein is encoded by the coding sequence TGAAGCTCCTGACCATCTCCACCCTGTACCCGAACAACGAGCAGCCCTCGCACGGTGTGTTCGTGGAGAACCGCTTGCGCCACATGCTGACGAGCGGCGAGGTGGAGGCGAGGGTCGTGGCACCGGTTCCGTGGTTCCCGAGCACTCATCCACGCTTCGGTACCTACGCCGCCCACGCCCGGGTCATGGCCGCGGAGACGCGCCACGGAGTGAGGATCACCCACCCGCGCTACGCCTTGCTGCCCAAGGTGGGCATGCACTCAGCGCCCCTATTCATGTATTGGAGCCTCGCCAAGCACGTACGCAAGCTGATGCGAGAGGGGCTCGAGTTCGATCTCATCGACGGGCACTACTTCTACCCCGACGGGGTCGCTATCGCCATGCTGGCAAGGGCCCTGGGCAAGCCCTTCGTGGTGACTGCCCGCGGCACGGACATCTCCTTGATCCCCCGATACACCCTGCCGCGCAGGATGATCCGCTGGACCGCCAACTCGGCGTCGGCCTGCATCACCGTGTGCCAGGCACTCAACGATAGTCTGGTGGAGCTAGGCGTGTCCGCCGATCACGTGCACACCCTGCGCAACGGCGTCGATCTGTCCCAGTTTCAACCGGTCGACGATCGCGATGGCGCGCGGCAGGAACTCGGGGTGGCGGGCAAGGTTCTGCTCACAGTGGGGCACCTGATCGAGCGCAAGGGCAACCACCTGGTGCTCGAGGCCATGCCCGAGCTGCCCGACATGACCCTGCTGCTCGCCGGGGATGGCCCGGAGCGCAGTCGCCTGGAAGCGCAGGCGAGGGCCTTGGGCGTAGCAGACCGAACCCAATTCCTGGGTCGCGTGGCGCACGATGAGCTGCGCAGGCTCTACGCTGCCGCGGACGCGTTGATCCTCGCCTCCTCGCGTGAGGGCTGGGCGAACGTGTTACTAGAAGCGATGGCTTGCGGCACGCCGGTGGCGGCAACCTCCATCTGGGGCACGCCCGAGGTGGTGGCCGAAGCGGCGGCTGGCCGGCTGATTCCCGAACGCAGCGGGGACTCCATCGCGCAGACCGTGCGCGAACTGCTGGCAGATCCCCCCGAGCGAGCACAAACGCGCGCCTACGCTGAGCGATTCTCCTGGGATGACACGACCGCCGGCCAGCTCGACCTGTTCCGCGCTATCCTCGCCGGCGAGAGGACCGCCCGCACCTAG
- a CDS encoding ECF-type sigma factor: protein MMRRIPSTFGEARNAQKRGGGQVALALDEALISPPPDGDVRLQDLDAAITRLGLIDERHAELVELNIFAGLTFAEMAQVTGLSTSTIDRD, encoded by the coding sequence ATGATGCGGCGTATTCCTTCGACCTTCGGCGAGGCGCGCAACGCGCAAAAGCGCGGCGGCGGTCAGGTGGCACTCGCGCTCGATGAGGCCCTCATCTCCCCCCCCCCCGATGGGGACGTTCGGCTACAGGATCTCGACGCGGCCATCACGCGCTTGGGCCTGATCGACGAACGCCACGCGGAGCTAGTGGAGCTGAACATCTTCGCGGGTCTCACCTTCGCCGAGATGGCTCAGGTGACGGGCCTGTCGACGAGCACCATCGACCGAGACTGA